Proteins co-encoded in one Myotis daubentonii chromosome 8, mMyoDau2.1, whole genome shotgun sequence genomic window:
- the LOC132239027 gene encoding large ribosomal subunit protein uL15-like, with product MPSRLRKIQKLQGTRAGATAASGSTREAKVILVACIITASTWTNITQASGKVGMRHYRLKRNQSFCPTDKLWTLVSEQTRVNAAKSKTGAAPIIDVVRSGYYKVLGKGKLPKQPVIVKTKFFSRRAEEKIRGVGGTCVLAA from the coding sequence ATGCCATCCAGGCTGAGGAAGATTCAAAAACTTCAGGGCACAAGAGCAGGGGCCACAGCTGCATCAGGAAGCACCCGGGAGGCTAAGGTAATCCTGGTGGCTTGCATCATCACAGCATCAACTTGGACAAATATCACCCAGGCGTCTGGGAAAGTTGGTATGAGGCATTACCGCTTAAAGAGGAACCAGAGCTTCTGCCCAACTGATAAACTGTGGACCCTGGTCAGTGAGCAGACACGGGTAAATGCTGCCAAGAGCAAGACTGGAGCTGCTCCTATCATTGATGTGGTGCGATCGGGCTACTACAAAGttctggggaagggaaagctCCCAAAGCAGCCTGTCATTGTGAAGACCAAGTTCTTCAGCAGAAGAGCCGAGGAGAAGATTAGGGGTGTTGGTGGGACCTGTGTCCTGGCAGCTTGA